One window of the Cryptomeria japonica chromosome 7, Sugi_1.0, whole genome shotgun sequence genome contains the following:
- the LOC131068915 gene encoding uncharacterized protein LOC131068915: MDKGEKSSAEAKTFVEHLKNLHEEVRKHINKMDINYKAKANKKMRYKELKIQEEVMVHLRKERFPMGTYNKSNMKKLGPHKILKKRDLGNAHELELPSGLNISFVFNISDSTKYHEGGLEDEIEKTQWNIPTTTLEEEEIEDILDSHVGASIRNKQYEEYLVKSKGRPIEDSSRLSKDEVDHLGFPQTPKM, from the coding sequence ATGGACAAAGGAGAAAAGAGTAGTGCCGAAGCTAAAACTTTTGTAGAGCACCTGAAGAATTTGCATGAAGAAGTGAGAAAGCATATTAATAAGATGGATATTAATTACAAGGCTAAGGCAAATAAGAAAATGAGATATAAGGAATTAAAGATTCAAGAAGAAGTCATGGTTCATCTGAGAAAAGAGAGGTTTCCAATGGGAACATATAATAAGTCGAATATGAAGAAATTAGGGCcacacaaaatcctaaagaagcgTGATTTAGGAAATGCTCATGAGCTAGAGTTGCCAAGTGGACttaacatttcatttgtctttaatATTTCAGATTCGACAAAGTATCATGAAGGTGGTCTTGAAGATGAAATAGAAAAAACACAGTGGAATATTCCAACAACTACTTTAGAGGAGGAGGAGATAGAAGATATCTTGGATAGTCATGTGGGTGCAAGCATAAGAAATAAGCAATATGAGGAGTATTTGGTCAAGTCTAAAGGAAGGCCTATTGAAGATTCATCAAGGTTGTCTAAGGATGAAGttgaccatcttggttttcctcaaACACCTAAAATGTGa